In Agromyces sp. SYSU T00194, a genomic segment contains:
- a CDS encoding metal-sulfur cluster assembly factor: protein MVSTLAPEKFDQVEEALKDVMDPELGVNVVDLGLIYDLGWDDEHDALIIHMTLTSAGCPLTDVLEEQTAQALDGVVEAFRINWVWMPPWGPERITDDGRDQMRALGFAI from the coding sequence ATGGTTTCGACGCTGGCACCGGAGAAGTTCGATCAGGTCGAAGAGGCCCTGAAGGACGTGATGGACCCCGAGCTCGGGGTGAACGTCGTCGACCTCGGCCTGATCTACGACCTCGGCTGGGACGACGAGCACGACGCGCTGATCATCCACATGACGCTCACGAGCGCCGGATGCCCGCTGACGGACGTGCTCGAGGAGCAGACCGCGCAGGCGCTCGACGGGGTCGTCGAGGCGTTCCGCATCAACTGGGTGTGGATGCCGCCGTGGGGTCCGGAGCGGATCACCGACGACGGGCGCGACCAGATGCGCGCCCTGGGCTTCGCCATCTGA
- the sufC gene encoding Fe-S cluster assembly ATPase SufC produces MSVLEIKDLHVNVETDQGTREILRGVDLTIRKGEIHAIMGPNGSGKSTLAYTIAGHPKYTVVSGSITLDGEDVLEMSVDERARAGLFLAMQYPVEIPGVTVTNFLRTAKTAIDGQAPAVRGWVKDVRESMANLRMDPAFAERNVNEGFSGGEKKRNEILQLELLKPEFAVLDETDSGLDVDALKIVSEGVNRAKAETGLGVLLITHYTRILRYIKPDFVHVFVAGRVAEEGGPELADRLEDEGYDRYLDGAAVS; encoded by the coding sequence ATGTCTGTCCTCGAGATCAAGGACCTCCACGTCAACGTCGAGACCGATCAGGGCACCCGCGAGATCCTGCGCGGCGTCGACCTGACCATCCGCAAGGGCGAGATCCACGCGATCATGGGCCCGAACGGATCGGGCAAGTCGACCCTGGCCTACACGATCGCCGGCCACCCCAAGTACACGGTCGTCTCCGGCTCCATCACCCTCGACGGTGAGGACGTGCTCGAGATGAGCGTCGACGAGCGCGCCCGCGCGGGCCTGTTCCTCGCCATGCAGTACCCGGTGGAGATCCCCGGTGTGACCGTCACCAACTTCCTCCGCACCGCGAAGACCGCGATCGACGGCCAGGCCCCCGCGGTGCGCGGCTGGGTGAAGGACGTCCGCGAGTCGATGGCGAACCTGCGCATGGACCCGGCCTTCGCCGAGCGCAACGTCAACGAGGGGTTCTCGGGCGGCGAGAAGAAGCGCAACGAGATCCTCCAGCTCGAACTGCTGAAGCCCGAGTTCGCCGTGCTCGACGAGACCGACTCCGGTCTCGACGTCGACGCGCTGAAGATCGTCTCCGAGGGCGTCAACCGCGCCAAGGCGGAGACGGGCCTCGGCGTGCTGCTGATCACGCACTACACGCGCATCCTGCGCTACATCAAGCCGGACTTCGTGCACGTGTTCGTCGCCGGACGCGTGGCCGAGGAGGGCGGCCCCGAGCTGGCCGACCGTCTCGAGGACGAGGGCTACGATCGCTATCTCGACGGCGCGGCCGTAAGCTGA
- a CDS encoding non-heme iron oxygenase ferredoxin subunit: MTAVRVCDVDALEADQAQRFVVEGTPIAVVKDAAGAVHAIGDTCTHGDISLAEGFVEDDTLECWAHGSKFSLKTGKPLTLPAYEPVPVYRVELVDGGVFIDPAVTLNV; the protein is encoded by the coding sequence GTGACCGCCGTCCGCGTCTGCGACGTCGATGCGCTCGAGGCCGACCAGGCCCAGCGCTTCGTCGTCGAGGGCACGCCGATCGCCGTCGTGAAGGACGCCGCGGGAGCGGTGCACGCCATCGGCGACACCTGCACCCACGGCGACATCTCGCTCGCCGAGGGCTTCGTGGAGGACGACACGCTCGAGTGCTGGGCGCACGGGTCGAAGTTCTCCCTGAAGACCGGCAAGCCCCTCACCCTCCCCGCCTACGAGCCCGTCCCCGTCTACCGGGTGGAGCTCGTCGACGGCGGCGTCTTCATCGACCCGGCCGTCACCCTCAACGTCTGA
- the sufD gene encoding Fe-S cluster assembly protein SufD translates to MTSAIQTPPVAPGSRAHSDGAGAFVPVQTRTERTRSYDPADFGMPAGTEVDWKHTPVARIAGVLADVATDDRPGDPAVAWQLSGADAVTVGTLAVGQAPRGEAFTPEDLPSALAWTHTDEALHVVVPQDVELDAPVVISLTGNGAERRANGHVVLEAKPNSRGTIVLRHSGSTTFAQNVEVLVREGANLTVVSVQEWADDAIHAAAHQARVERDAYLRHVVVSFGGGVVRLNPSVELAGEGSEAELYGLSFSDAGQHFESQVFLHHKGPHTRGDVLYKGALQGETARSVWIGDVLIGRDAVGTDSYEANRNLVLTPGARADSIPNLEIETGDIQGAGHASATGRFDDEQLFYLQARGIREDEARRLVVIGFLAEIVQKIRVPELEEHLAAAIEAELAGGVLPS, encoded by the coding sequence GAGCCGGTGCATTCGTACCGGTCCAGACCCGAACCGAGCGCACGCGCTCGTACGACCCCGCAGACTTCGGCATGCCCGCCGGCACCGAGGTCGACTGGAAGCACACGCCGGTCGCCCGCATCGCCGGCGTCCTCGCCGACGTCGCGACCGACGACCGCCCGGGCGACCCGGCCGTGGCGTGGCAGCTCTCCGGCGCCGACGCCGTGACGGTGGGCACCCTGGCCGTCGGCCAGGCGCCCCGCGGCGAGGCGTTCACGCCGGAGGACCTGCCGAGCGCGCTCGCGTGGACGCACACCGACGAGGCGCTGCACGTGGTGGTGCCCCAGGACGTCGAGCTCGACGCGCCGGTCGTGATCAGCCTCACGGGCAACGGCGCCGAGCGTCGCGCCAACGGGCACGTCGTGCTCGAGGCGAAGCCCAACTCGCGCGGCACCATCGTGCTTCGCCACTCCGGCAGCACGACGTTCGCCCAGAACGTGGAGGTGCTCGTCCGCGAGGGCGCGAACCTCACCGTCGTGAGCGTCCAGGAGTGGGCCGACGACGCGATCCACGCCGCCGCCCACCAGGCGCGCGTGGAGCGCGACGCGTACCTGCGCCACGTCGTCGTCTCCTTCGGCGGCGGTGTCGTTCGCCTCAACCCGAGCGTCGAGCTCGCGGGCGAGGGCTCGGAGGCTGAGCTGTACGGCCTGAGCTTCTCCGACGCCGGCCAGCACTTCGAGAGCCAGGTCTTCCTGCACCACAAGGGGCCGCACACGCGCGGCGACGTGCTCTACAAGGGCGCGCTCCAGGGCGAGACCGCCCGCAGCGTCTGGATCGGCGACGTGCTGATCGGTCGCGACGCGGTCGGCACCGACTCCTACGAGGCGAACCGCAACCTCGTGCTCACGCCCGGCGCGCGCGCCGACTCGATCCCGAACCTCGAGATCGAGACCGGCGACATCCAGGGCGCCGGCCACGCGAGCGCGACCGGCCGCTTCGACGACGAGCAGCTCTTCTACCTCCAGGCGCGCGGCATCCGGGAGGACGAGGCCCGGCGCCTGGTCGTCATCGGGTTCCTCGCCGAGATCGTGCAGAAGATCCGCGTGCCGGAGCTCGAGGAGCACCTCGCCGCCGCGATCGAGGCCGAGCTCGCCGGCGGGGTGCTGCCGTCGTGA